The segment GTGTGACATCGTTTGTTGCTTCCTGATCTGTTACACCTGTTACGGCTGTTTGCTGTAATGTATCATCCGTAAAAATAGTAAGCCCATTAAACTGCTTTGCTGGATCAACCAAATAATAGACTGAAATAACTGCTACTAAACTTAATAATGTCATAAACCAAACTGTTCTTCTACGTACGCGCATTTACTTTTCCTCCTTATTTTCCATTGGAACAATAATAATTCGATGAATTGGCAGCTGCATCACCTGACTCACAACTGCACGAATTTCATTTTTCACAAAAATATCGGACGCACCTTCTGACACAACTAACATACCTGTTACGTTTTTTGTGCCCTGCTCAGTCCCTCGAAAATATTGGCTAAATAGTTTATTGTCACCCTGCTCATCTGTCATCTCTCCATAATAAAAATAGACTTTGACCTCCCCAACACCTTCCATAGCCTTTAATGTTTGTTCCAATTTTTCTTCATTTGTGAGCGGCGATTGCTTGTCGTTTGTTGAATTCGTTTGATACATTGGTAAAATGATGAAAATTCCCACGGAGGCAGTTATAAGTATGAAAACCATCAATGACGTTGTTTTTTTGCGTGTCTTTTCCACATCACTTGTACATGGCCTCCTTTCATCTTCTCTTTTTCAAGTGTATGTACGCTTGTTTCTTCCTATGAATTGATAAATGGAATCTTTAATAGCAATTGTAAAAATACTAATGTAATGACCAATTTGGTGAGTGAAATGATATCTTTATCATCCGTTAAAAAGATAAATAGCTGGCATATAAAAAGCAATGCTACTAACAGAATCACTCTATCTCCCCCCTGCCATTACTTGTACAAACACAATCAGGAAAAAACAAGAAAACATAAATGAAAAAGCAATCAAAAATGATACAGCACATAGCGTAAAGAGTGATTTACTTACTTGATCAAGCAATCGACAAATATCATCAAAAGCAATCGGCTCTAAAATAGCAGCCAGCATTTTTAATGAATAGGCACTAACAATTAGTTGAATGGTTGGAATAAAGGACACTGTAATAACAGCGATAAAGGCACTAATACTTGTAATGGAGGATGTAAATTGTGTCATATGCTGAAACATGGAAAAGCTATCAACAATAAAAGACCCGACAACAGGAATATTTTCTTCAATTAATTTTTTAACAGGCTCTGCTACAGCGGCATTGACACTAAATGCTGCTACACCGCTTGCCGTCACTAATAGCACATAGCATATAACAGAGGCAGAAACGATGCTCATAATCGTAAAGCGAATCAATTCTGCGATACGTGTAAAAGATATTTCTTTCACAATGACACTGCATACATCAAAAACAATGGCAAAAAGCACGCCAGGAATAAGCCATTTACTGCTAACAATTGTAAGAACTTGTACAAAAAACAGTAAAAAGGGCTGCCAAGAGGCAATGGCTGTAATACTGCTGGATAGCAGAAAGCTTGACGTTAGAATCGGGTAGAATGCTGTAAATAAATGGGCTAGTCCTTGTGCAATTTCATCAATTAAT is part of the Lysinibacillus sp. FSL K6-0232 genome and harbors:
- a CDS encoding stage III sporulation protein AE, coding for MQEQILSFLIDPFFLLLKMTLMLCSYVVIILIVNMVIPAFEKGTRILFFLIVLATIGPVIVNSFTLIDEIAQGLAHLFTAFYPILTSSFLLSSSITAIASWQPFLLFFVQVLTIVSSKWLIPGVLFAIVFDVCSVIVKEISFTRIAELIRFTIMSIVSASVICYVLLVTASGVAAFSVNAAVAEPVKKLIEENIPVVGSFIVDSFSMFQHMTQFTSSITSISAFIAVITVSFIPTIQLIVSAYSLKMLAAILEPIAFDDICRLLDQVSKSLFTLCAVSFLIAFSFMFSCFFLIVFVQVMAGGR